A genome region from Hevea brasiliensis isolate MT/VB/25A 57/8 chromosome 9, ASM3005281v1, whole genome shotgun sequence includes the following:
- the LOC110670434 gene encoding uncharacterized protein LOC110670434 isoform X3 translates to MGEHERLLPNGLLPNEAASVIRLLDSERWSKAEERTAELIACIQPNERSEERRNAVADYVQRLIMKCFPCQVFTFGSVPLKTYLPDGDIDLTAFSKNQNMKDSWAHQVRDMLENEEKNENAEFRVKEVQYIQAEVKIIKCLVENIVVDISFNQLGGLCTLCFLEEVDHLINQNHLFKKSIILIKAWCYYESRILGAHHGLISTYALETLVLYIFHVFNNSFAGPLEVLYRFLEFFSKFDWDNFCVSLWGPVPISSLPDVTADPPRQDGGELLLSKLFLEACSAVYAVFPGGQENQGQPFMSKHFNVIDPLRVNNNLGRSVSKGNFFRIRSAFAFGAKKLARLLDCRKEDILFEVNQFFMNTWDRHGSGQRPDAPRNDLWRLRLSTPDLSHGSDNLRNNSGREAQVDVAHGSHSVPSQHDRESSCRSSEVSVVSHSQSQKTNIHPNNTRNSDQSRRESTSNQGLHTEKNQRSSKPDNIVSDLQGRYLFARTRSSPELTETYGEVSFQGRRNRTQETGKGQSSYSSRKNLESDNLGSHGIRSSTDDPSSIRDTSSRQSLEAAGDSNSGSNSYHEDSGLGSTGEEFVSVLGTQGMHQEEQDFVNMMSSSTGLGFNGQVNLPLNLASSPIPLSISPSVLASMGYPSRNLGGMVPANIPMMDNPWGTNMQFPQGLVSSSLNHYFPGLGLTSNTEDSIEPGNENFGSVEMNLSEADHNFWREPERGSASGFDLDNGGLDIHQSDDKQQSTSASYNFVPSSQLSSSVSFSRVQQKFSKESRGSMKEDHIDTLPYQENRGAEIYFDDRSAASRSFPTVRSKTSSESSWEGSPVKAASKSMREKRNRKTASSVVPSAVFGKGKNVSEHSSNQAEDESKDRTPLSTVSPEMTERNMVPPSAAAVHVPGHQIPGYETAQTSGSESLIPIAPMLLGPGSRQRTTDNSGVVPFAFYPTGPPVPFVTMLPVYNFNTGTGTSDASTSQFNVEEVVDNSDSGQNFDSSEGLDQSEVVSTSNSMRGPASVEPLEHKSDILNSDFPSHWKNLQYGRFCQNSRYPTPLVYPSPLMMPPVYLQGRLPWDGPGRPLSTNMNLFTQLMSYGPRLVPVAPLQSVSSRSAGVYQHYVDEMPRFRSGTGTYLPNPKVSGRDRHSTNNRKGNYSYDRSDHHGEREGNWNVNSKPRASGRSHSRSQAEKSSSRLDRLTANESRTDRTWGSHRHDTFPSYQSQNGPIRSNSSQSSSANLAYGMYPLQSMNPGVSTNGPTFPPVVMLYPYDHSAGFGSPAEQLEFGSLGPVGYSAVNEVPHLNEGSRTSRGFEEQRFHGSSAQRSSPDQPSSPHLQRGI, encoded by the exons ATGGGCGAGCATGAGAGGCTATTGCCAAACGGCCTATTGCCCAACGAAGCGGCCTCTGTGATCCGATTACTTGACTCGGAGAGATGGTCCAAGGCCGAAGAGAGAACTGCAGAGCTCATTGCCTGCATTCAGCCCAACGAGCGCTCGGAAGAGCGCAGAAATGCTGTAGCCGATTATGTGCAGCGGCTTATCATGAAGTGCTTTCCCTGCCAG GTGTTCACTTTTGGGTCTGTACCGCTTAAAACTTATTTGCCTGATGGAGACATCGACTTAACAGCTTTCAGTAAGAATCAAAATATGAAAGATTCATGGGCTCATCAGGTTCGTGATATGCTGGAGAATGAGGAGAAGAATGAGAACGCTGAATTCCGTGTGAAAGAGGTTCAGTACATTCAGGCAGAA GTGAAGATTATAAAATGTCTTGTGGAAAATATTGTTGTAGACATATCTTTTAATCAGCTTGGTGGGCTATGCACCCTTTGTTTCCTTGAGGAG GTTGATCATTTGATAAatcaaaatcatttattcaagaaGAGTATTATATTGATAAAGGCATGGTGTTATTATGAGAGTCGTATTCTGGGGGCTCACCATGGATTGATTTCCACTTATGCTCTGGAAACCTTAGTTCTTTATATATTTCATGTTTTCAACAATTCCTTCGCTGGACCCCTTGAG GTTCTCTACCGTTTTCTTGAGTTCTTCAGTAAGTTTGATTGGGACAACTTTTGTGTTAGCCTTTGGGGTCCTGTACCTATCAGTTCACTTCCAGATGTAACAG CGGATCCTCCTCGACAGGATGGCGGAGAGTTATTGTTGAGCAAATTATTTCTTGAGGCCTGCAGCGCAGTATATGCTGTTTTCCCTGGTGGCCAAGAAAATCAAGGGCAACCTTTCATGTCCAAACACTTTAATGTTATTGATCCTTTGCGTGTGAACAACAACCTTGGACGTAGTGTTAGTAAAg GTAATTTCTTTAGGATACGTAGTGCATTTGCATTTGGGGCTAAAAAGCTGGCGCGGTTACTTGATTGCCGAAAAGAAGACATACTTTTTGAAGTAAACCAATTCTTTATGAACACCTGGGACAGACATGGTAGTGGCCAGCGTCCTGATGCACCAAGGAATGATTTGTGGCGCTTGAGATTGTCAACTCCTGACCTTTCACATGGGTCTGATAATCTCAGGAACAATTCTGGTCGTGAAGCTCAAGTTGATGTGGCACATGGTTCACATAGTGTTCCTTCTCAGCATGATAGGGAAAGCTCATGCAGAAGTAGTGAAGTTTCTGTAGTTTCTCATAGTCAAAGCCAAAAGACTAACATTCATCCAAATAACACAAGGAACTCTGATCAATCTAGAAGGGAAAGCACTTCCAATCAGGGCTTGCATACTGAGAAAAACCAAAGAAGTTCTAAACCTGATAACATTGTCAGTGACCTTCAGGGAAGGTATCTTTTTGCAAGGACACGCTCTAGTCCTGAGCTTACTGAGACATATGGTGAAGTCTCTTTTCAAGGGAGGCGTAACAGAACTCAAGAAACTGGAAAAGGTCAGAGCTCTTACAGTAGCAGGAAAAACCTGGAATCTGATAATTTGGGAAGCCATGGTATTAGATCTTCAACTGATGATCCTTCATCCATAAGAGATACCTCATCCCGTCAAAGCCTTGAAGCTGCTGGTGATTCTAACAGTGGCTCAAATAGTTACCATGAGGATTCAGGCCTAGGTTCTACTGGTGAAGAATTTGTTTCTGTCCTTGGGACACAGGGGATgcatcaggaggagcaagattttgtgaacatgatgtcatcttccacAGGTCTTGGTTTTAATGGACAAGTTAATCTTCCACTGAATTTGGCATCAAGTCCTATACCTCTTTCAATCTCACCTTCTGTTCTAGCTTCAATGGGATATCCCTCTAGAAACTTGGGTGGAATGGTACCTGCTAATATTCCTATGATGGATAATCCTTGGGGAACAAATATGCAATTTCCTCAAGGCTTGGTTTCTTCATCATTAAATCATTATTTTCCTGGCTTAGGATTGACCTCAAATACAGAAGATTCAATTGAACCTGGCAATGAGAATTTTGGTTCTGTGGAAATGAACCTGAGTGAGGCTGATCATAATTTCTGGCGTGAGCCAGAAAGGGGCTCTGCCAGTGGGTTTGATCTTGACAATGGAGGTCTTGATATCCATCAATCAGATGATAAGCAGCAGTCCACTTCAGCTAGTTATAACTTTGTTCCTTCATCCCAGTTAAGTAGCTCTGTTAGCTTTTCGAGAGTTCAACAGAAGTTTTCCAAAGAATCCCGAGGGTCAATGAAGGAAGATCATATTGATACTTTACCATATCAAGAAAATAGGGGCGCTGAAATTTACTTTGATGACAGAAGTGCAGCTTCAAGGTCCTTTCCTACTGTGAGAAGTAAAACTTCTTCTGAGAGTTCATGGGAAGGATCACCTGTGAAGGCGGCATCAAAGTCAATGAGGGAAAAGAGAAACAGGAAAACAGCTTCTTCAGTTGTGCCATCTGCTGTTTTTGGGAAAGGTAAGAATGTGTCTGAACATTCCTCCAATCAGGCAGAAGATGAAAGCAAAGACCGGACTCCACTGTCCACTGTGAGCCCTGAAATGACAGAAAGAAACATGGTACCTCCATCAGCTGCTGCTGTGCATGTTCCAGGGCATCAGATTCCTGGATATGAAACAGCACAGACAAGTGGATCTGAGTCATTGATACCTATTGCTCCAATGCTTTTAGGTCCTGGTTCAAGGCAAAGAACTACCGATAATTCAGGGGTTGTTCCTTTTGCATTTTATCCTACTGGGCCACCTGTTCCTTTTGTTACTATGCTTCCAGTGTACAACTTTAATACTGGGACAGGAACTTCTGATGCATCAACAAGCCAATTTAATGTTGAGGAGGTTGTAGATAACAGTGATTCTGGTCAGAATTTTGATTCATCTGAGGGACTCGATCAATCTGAGGTGGTAAGCACTTCTAATTCTATGAGAGGGCCTGCTTCTGTAGAGCCATTGGAgcacaaatctgacattcttaacAGTGATTTTCCTAGCCACTGGAAAAACTTGCAATATGGGCGATTTTGCCAAAACTCACGGTATCCCACACCTTTGGTTTATCCTTCACCTCTGATGATGCCGCCTGTATATTTACAAGGCCGTCTTCCATGGGATGGGCCTGGGAGACCTCTTTCAACGAACATGAATCTTTTCACACAGCTAATGAGTTATGGGCCACGTCTTGTTCCTGTTGCTCCTCTTCAGTCTGTTTCTAGTAGATCTGCAGGTGTTTACCAGCATTATGTTGATGAAATGCCAAGATTTCGTAGTGGGACTGGGACCTACCTGCCAAATCCT AAGGTATCCGGTCGGGACCGTCATTCTACAAATAATAGAAAGGGAAATTACAGTTATGATAGAAGTGACCACCATGGTGAGAGGGAAGGGAACTGGAATGTTAATTCAAAGCCTCGAGCTTCTGGACGTAGCCACAGTCGCAGCCAAGCTGAGAAGTCAAGCTCAAGGTTGGATCGGTTGACGGCAAATGAGAGCCGAACCGATAGGACATGGGGTTCTCATAGACATGATACGTTTCCTTCATACCAGTCTCAGAATGGTCCAATCCGTTCTAACTCCTCACAGAGTAGTTCTGCCAATCTGGCATATGGCATGTATCCACTACAGTCCATGAATCCTGGAGTTTCAACAAATGGACCTACATTTCCACCTGTTGTCATGCTATATCCTTATGATCATAGTGCTGGATTTGGATCTCCTGCAGAGCAGCTCGAGTTTGGATCTCTTGGGCCAGTTGGTTACTCAGCTGTCAATGAGGTCCCTCATTTAAATGAGGGAAGCCGAACAAGTAGGGGATTtgaggagcaaaggtttcatggCAGCTCTGCTCAGCGGTCTTCACCAGATCAACCTTCTTCACCTCATCTTCAGAG GGGCATTTGA
- the LOC110670434 gene encoding uncharacterized protein LOC110670434 isoform X1 — MGEHERLLPNGLLPNEAASVIRLLDSERWSKAEERTAELIACIQPNERSEERRNAVADYVQRLIMKCFPCQVFTFGSVPLKTYLPDGDIDLTAFSKNQNMKDSWAHQVRDMLENEEKNENAEFRVKEVQYIQAEVKIIKCLVENIVVDISFNQLGGLCTLCFLEEVDHLINQNHLFKKSIILIKAWCYYESRILGAHHGLISTYALETLVLYIFHVFNNSFAGPLEVLYRFLEFFSKFDWDNFCVSLWGPVPISSLPDVTADPPRQDGGELLLSKLFLEACSAVYAVFPGGQENQGQPFMSKHFNVIDPLRVNNNLGRSVSKGNFFRIRSAFAFGAKKLARLLDCRKEDILFEVNQFFMNTWDRHGSGQRPDAPRNDLWRLRLSTPDLSHGSDNLRNNSGREAQVDVAHGSHSVPSQHDRESSCRSSEVSVVSHSQSQKTNIHPNNTRNSDQSRRESTSNQGLHTEKNQRSSKPDNIVSDLQGRYLFARTRSSPELTETYGEVSFQGRRNRTQETGKGQSSYSSRKNLESDNLGSHGIRSSTDDPSSIRDTSSRQSLEAAGDSNSGSNSYHEDSGLGSTGEEFVSVLGTQGMHQEEQDFVNMMSSSTGLGFNGQVNLPLNLASSPIPLSISPSVLASMGYPSRNLGGMVPANIPMMDNPWGTNMQFPQGLVSSSLNHYFPGLGLTSNTEDSIEPGNENFGSVEMNLSEADHNFWREPERGSASGFDLDNGGLDIHQSDDKQQSTSASYNFVPSSQLSSSVSFSRVQQKFSKESRGSMKEDHIDTLPYQENRGAEIYFDDRSAASRSFPTVRSKTSSESSWEGSPVKAASKSMREKRNRKTASSVVPSAVFGKGKNVSEHSSNQAEDESKDRTPLSTVSPEMTERNMVPPSAAAVHVPGHQIPGYETAQTSGSESLIPIAPMLLGPGSRQRTTDNSGVVPFAFYPTGPPVPFVTMLPVYNFNTGTGTSDASTSQFNVEEVVDNSDSGQNFDSSEGLDQSEVVSTSNSMRGPASVEPLEHKSDILNSDFPSHWKNLQYGRFCQNSRYPTPLVYPSPLMMPPVYLQGRLPWDGPGRPLSTNMNLFTQLMSYGPRLVPVAPLQSVSSRSAGVYQHYVDEMPRFRSGTGTYLPNPKVSGRDRHSTNNRKGNYSYDRSDHHGEREGNWNVNSKPRASGRSHSRSQAEKSSSRLDRLTANESRTDRTWGSHRHDTFPSYQSQNGPIRSNSSQSSSANLAYGMYPLQSMNPGVSTNGPTFPPVVMLYPYDHSAGFGSPAEQLEFGSLGPVGYSAVNEVPHLNEGSRTSRGFEEQRFHGSSAQRSSPDQPSSPHLQRSVVQRNYQLKDEDFPPLAFLNQAGNDGNKNYNEKTSSYQALVISPHS, encoded by the exons ATGGGCGAGCATGAGAGGCTATTGCCAAACGGCCTATTGCCCAACGAAGCGGCCTCTGTGATCCGATTACTTGACTCGGAGAGATGGTCCAAGGCCGAAGAGAGAACTGCAGAGCTCATTGCCTGCATTCAGCCCAACGAGCGCTCGGAAGAGCGCAGAAATGCTGTAGCCGATTATGTGCAGCGGCTTATCATGAAGTGCTTTCCCTGCCAG GTGTTCACTTTTGGGTCTGTACCGCTTAAAACTTATTTGCCTGATGGAGACATCGACTTAACAGCTTTCAGTAAGAATCAAAATATGAAAGATTCATGGGCTCATCAGGTTCGTGATATGCTGGAGAATGAGGAGAAGAATGAGAACGCTGAATTCCGTGTGAAAGAGGTTCAGTACATTCAGGCAGAA GTGAAGATTATAAAATGTCTTGTGGAAAATATTGTTGTAGACATATCTTTTAATCAGCTTGGTGGGCTATGCACCCTTTGTTTCCTTGAGGAG GTTGATCATTTGATAAatcaaaatcatttattcaagaaGAGTATTATATTGATAAAGGCATGGTGTTATTATGAGAGTCGTATTCTGGGGGCTCACCATGGATTGATTTCCACTTATGCTCTGGAAACCTTAGTTCTTTATATATTTCATGTTTTCAACAATTCCTTCGCTGGACCCCTTGAG GTTCTCTACCGTTTTCTTGAGTTCTTCAGTAAGTTTGATTGGGACAACTTTTGTGTTAGCCTTTGGGGTCCTGTACCTATCAGTTCACTTCCAGATGTAACAG CGGATCCTCCTCGACAGGATGGCGGAGAGTTATTGTTGAGCAAATTATTTCTTGAGGCCTGCAGCGCAGTATATGCTGTTTTCCCTGGTGGCCAAGAAAATCAAGGGCAACCTTTCATGTCCAAACACTTTAATGTTATTGATCCTTTGCGTGTGAACAACAACCTTGGACGTAGTGTTAGTAAAg GTAATTTCTTTAGGATACGTAGTGCATTTGCATTTGGGGCTAAAAAGCTGGCGCGGTTACTTGATTGCCGAAAAGAAGACATACTTTTTGAAGTAAACCAATTCTTTATGAACACCTGGGACAGACATGGTAGTGGCCAGCGTCCTGATGCACCAAGGAATGATTTGTGGCGCTTGAGATTGTCAACTCCTGACCTTTCACATGGGTCTGATAATCTCAGGAACAATTCTGGTCGTGAAGCTCAAGTTGATGTGGCACATGGTTCACATAGTGTTCCTTCTCAGCATGATAGGGAAAGCTCATGCAGAAGTAGTGAAGTTTCTGTAGTTTCTCATAGTCAAAGCCAAAAGACTAACATTCATCCAAATAACACAAGGAACTCTGATCAATCTAGAAGGGAAAGCACTTCCAATCAGGGCTTGCATACTGAGAAAAACCAAAGAAGTTCTAAACCTGATAACATTGTCAGTGACCTTCAGGGAAGGTATCTTTTTGCAAGGACACGCTCTAGTCCTGAGCTTACTGAGACATATGGTGAAGTCTCTTTTCAAGGGAGGCGTAACAGAACTCAAGAAACTGGAAAAGGTCAGAGCTCTTACAGTAGCAGGAAAAACCTGGAATCTGATAATTTGGGAAGCCATGGTATTAGATCTTCAACTGATGATCCTTCATCCATAAGAGATACCTCATCCCGTCAAAGCCTTGAAGCTGCTGGTGATTCTAACAGTGGCTCAAATAGTTACCATGAGGATTCAGGCCTAGGTTCTACTGGTGAAGAATTTGTTTCTGTCCTTGGGACACAGGGGATgcatcaggaggagcaagattttgtgaacatgatgtcatcttccacAGGTCTTGGTTTTAATGGACAAGTTAATCTTCCACTGAATTTGGCATCAAGTCCTATACCTCTTTCAATCTCACCTTCTGTTCTAGCTTCAATGGGATATCCCTCTAGAAACTTGGGTGGAATGGTACCTGCTAATATTCCTATGATGGATAATCCTTGGGGAACAAATATGCAATTTCCTCAAGGCTTGGTTTCTTCATCATTAAATCATTATTTTCCTGGCTTAGGATTGACCTCAAATACAGAAGATTCAATTGAACCTGGCAATGAGAATTTTGGTTCTGTGGAAATGAACCTGAGTGAGGCTGATCATAATTTCTGGCGTGAGCCAGAAAGGGGCTCTGCCAGTGGGTTTGATCTTGACAATGGAGGTCTTGATATCCATCAATCAGATGATAAGCAGCAGTCCACTTCAGCTAGTTATAACTTTGTTCCTTCATCCCAGTTAAGTAGCTCTGTTAGCTTTTCGAGAGTTCAACAGAAGTTTTCCAAAGAATCCCGAGGGTCAATGAAGGAAGATCATATTGATACTTTACCATATCAAGAAAATAGGGGCGCTGAAATTTACTTTGATGACAGAAGTGCAGCTTCAAGGTCCTTTCCTACTGTGAGAAGTAAAACTTCTTCTGAGAGTTCATGGGAAGGATCACCTGTGAAGGCGGCATCAAAGTCAATGAGGGAAAAGAGAAACAGGAAAACAGCTTCTTCAGTTGTGCCATCTGCTGTTTTTGGGAAAGGTAAGAATGTGTCTGAACATTCCTCCAATCAGGCAGAAGATGAAAGCAAAGACCGGACTCCACTGTCCACTGTGAGCCCTGAAATGACAGAAAGAAACATGGTACCTCCATCAGCTGCTGCTGTGCATGTTCCAGGGCATCAGATTCCTGGATATGAAACAGCACAGACAAGTGGATCTGAGTCATTGATACCTATTGCTCCAATGCTTTTAGGTCCTGGTTCAAGGCAAAGAACTACCGATAATTCAGGGGTTGTTCCTTTTGCATTTTATCCTACTGGGCCACCTGTTCCTTTTGTTACTATGCTTCCAGTGTACAACTTTAATACTGGGACAGGAACTTCTGATGCATCAACAAGCCAATTTAATGTTGAGGAGGTTGTAGATAACAGTGATTCTGGTCAGAATTTTGATTCATCTGAGGGACTCGATCAATCTGAGGTGGTAAGCACTTCTAATTCTATGAGAGGGCCTGCTTCTGTAGAGCCATTGGAgcacaaatctgacattcttaacAGTGATTTTCCTAGCCACTGGAAAAACTTGCAATATGGGCGATTTTGCCAAAACTCACGGTATCCCACACCTTTGGTTTATCCTTCACCTCTGATGATGCCGCCTGTATATTTACAAGGCCGTCTTCCATGGGATGGGCCTGGGAGACCTCTTTCAACGAACATGAATCTTTTCACACAGCTAATGAGTTATGGGCCACGTCTTGTTCCTGTTGCTCCTCTTCAGTCTGTTTCTAGTAGATCTGCAGGTGTTTACCAGCATTATGTTGATGAAATGCCAAGATTTCGTAGTGGGACTGGGACCTACCTGCCAAATCCT AAGGTATCCGGTCGGGACCGTCATTCTACAAATAATAGAAAGGGAAATTACAGTTATGATAGAAGTGACCACCATGGTGAGAGGGAAGGGAACTGGAATGTTAATTCAAAGCCTCGAGCTTCTGGACGTAGCCACAGTCGCAGCCAAGCTGAGAAGTCAAGCTCAAGGTTGGATCGGTTGACGGCAAATGAGAGCCGAACCGATAGGACATGGGGTTCTCATAGACATGATACGTTTCCTTCATACCAGTCTCAGAATGGTCCAATCCGTTCTAACTCCTCACAGAGTAGTTCTGCCAATCTGGCATATGGCATGTATCCACTACAGTCCATGAATCCTGGAGTTTCAACAAATGGACCTACATTTCCACCTGTTGTCATGCTATATCCTTATGATCATAGTGCTGGATTTGGATCTCCTGCAGAGCAGCTCGAGTTTGGATCTCTTGGGCCAGTTGGTTACTCAGCTGTCAATGAGGTCCCTCATTTAAATGAGGGAAGCCGAACAAGTAGGGGATTtgaggagcaaaggtttcatggCAGCTCTGCTCAGCGGTCTTCACCAGATCAACCTTCTTCACCTCATCTTCAGAG ATCAGTGGTCCAAAGGaattatcagttgaaggatgaGGATTTCCCACCTCTTGCATTTCTGAACCAAGCAGGAAATGATGGTAATAAGAACTACAATGAAAAAACCTCCAGTTACCAGGCCCTTGTGATCTCACCTCATTCATAA